In Zingiber officinale cultivar Zhangliang chromosome 1A, Zo_v1.1, whole genome shotgun sequence, the DNA window atgtctgtcacgtacgtccctcgaaaaatcgaatgaagaattgcctctacaagatccacaagatatccaaacattcaatcaaacatagtaattaggcacaatcacaacaatccatacaagatcaaattgatacaaacaaggtaaaatcatagaaataggaaattgacaaattcacaagagttttacatcaaatcatccttacaattactctctccatcctagaacaaagaaattTATTCCATAAAATGAGGAAAGAAATCCGAAGAGAAAAAAATtccaagcattcttgatcccaaatccaagaaaaggaagaaagaaagcttatctacgatgaaaaaCTGTCTCTGGATCTAATCCACAATCTTggagtcgaaacgttgaagatccgcccttagatcatcggaaaatccctccaagaagatgGAGGAACACCCCAAATATTGAttcccccccaaaagggagaagatcccctttcaaatgaggaagaaacccttatatagggcaagggtttgggcgccacacgaccccgtgacacggccgtgtgaagctcacacggcctgtgccactcccttctctgcctgtctcacacgaccgtgtgtgggacacggccGTGGCTTGCTCTGCCACTGTTcccctttgcacggccgtgtagatctacacggcttgCACTGCCTTTGTCTCTGGAgctcctgcacggccgtgtggtgcacatgacTAGGGCgttcttggcctctggaaatgttgcacggccgtgtataTATACACGGCCGAGCACTGCTTCAATTCTGGAGAGCTTGcaaggtcgtgtggtgtacacagcCTGACTCCTGTTGGCTTCAAAActaggcacgaccgtgtgaagctcacacgaccATGGCCACTCCCTTTCCTGCTGCAACCACATGGGTGGTGAACCTCACACAGCCAGGGCAATCCCCCATGGTAgggccgtgtggcacacaaggatgatgccttcctcctttggtttGCTTGCCTCGGacatcatttcttctccaaaattgtctcctgtgtacaaaaatgcacaaaagcagatcttcgaacaaaaaaggtaaatatgctaaaagcaaagctggaagtatgaaaatgcatagataaagcatgtgcaaagtatgtgaatgtgcgtcaaaacatgataaacaagagtatataatctacgcacatcaattgcctaacgaaagtactcgacgagtgcgggccttggagtaggagtcgaccaaggctcaaAATCAAGTAAAAAGGTTCGTGTTAGCATTGCACTTTTTCGTTGTCTACTTTTTCGCTACTTACTCTACGATAATTCTTtccgatcgatattcacccctctctcTATCGAATTACACGATCCAACAGTCGAAACTaatagatagagaaaagaaaataaaataaatatttgattataTTATAAGTCAATGGGCTTATTTTTTACAAGttgtcaaaaaataatagaaatattaaatatgacatgcaatcataataattataagcataataatataatagatttggaaatattaattttattatttgattcatgtcgatcttgattaTGATGCCAAATATCATAAAttccaattgattgaaatcaattagagattattttttattattgtcattaTGGAGATGTAGTTCCGATGGTTTGTTATCAAGCGACCTATCCGTGACTGCCACGCAAGATGAAGAAGTTTTGAAGAGACCCCTTCTAACGCTCCACATCTTCCCCTTATTTGTTGACCACCACATATTCTAAGGAAGGGATTGAGGGAACTACCTCTGGCGTCATTTTCCTCGATGACCACCGTGTGGTGATAATTGAATTACAAGGCAACATTCGCTTAACAGTATTGCCTTGTTCTTATCGGACTGACCGAATGATATTGCTCGGCGAGTCTTGAAGGATATTGCTATGGGGATTTATAAAGGAGATTGCCTGATCAATTCATAAAGGGTATTGCCCGGATGGTTCATAAAGAATATTGCATGGAGGTTTAATGAGAATCTACATAACACTAAGGATATTGCTCGGCTGGTTCGATAAGAATATTGCACGGAGGCTTAAGAAGAATATATAGAACACTGAGGATATTACTCGACTGGTTCGATAAGAATATTGCTCGGATGCTTAAGAAGAATATACAGAACATTGAGGATATATTGCTCAACTGGTTTGATAAGAATATTGCCTAGAGGCTTAAGAAGAATATGCAGAACATTGATGATATTGCTCAGCTGGTTCGATAAGAATATTGTCCGGAGGCTTAAGAAGAATATTGCCCGGCTAACTTAATAAGTCTATTAGACTCGATTACCATCAATTATAAATCTAAggtattttgaaattatttttgtagtatggattttattatttttcaaagtctAGGACTGTCATTGTCTTATAGAGCTTTCAGACGGGCTAACCCATGGTGGGATGGATCGGTCCATGGTGAGCCAGTCATTTGGTGGGGTGGATCGGTCGGTCATCTTGGCGAATTGAAATATCCCCAATCCAACCCAATTCAAGGCTAGTTTATGAGTTAAGCGGGCTAACCCGTGAGcccataaaaaaattaaaaatgtttcaTGTCTCCAATGTTTTACTTCGGAAAGATTTcatcaattaaatcaaatcaaatatattcataaacagatattttaaatataaatggataCAAACGCGTACACATGTTTgataaaagtactatttttattttaaaattataacaacgAAAGGTAATAAATTGATATAAAACTTAGTTTATATGTATCTCGCAACTCGCGAGCCAACCCAAGCCCGTCTCAGGTTGACCCGCGCAGGTTGCGAGTCTAGGTGGGTTGGTCCACGACGGATTTAGGTTAATAAAATTTCAACTCAATCCGGTTAAATTGTTTGACGGAGCAGGCCAATCCGACAAGCTTAGCCCAAATTGACAGCTCTGCCTGTGGACCTCATTgtgtaggggtgtcaaaaatgaatccgaaccgacgacccaacccgagtcgacctgaaaaaaatcgggttcgggttgggcattttcgggttcgggtcgggttcgggttggagggttggagagtaaaaaagtttcgggttgggtcgggtcgggttcgggttgacttgggttgacccgggttgacccgggttgacttaaatataggattttgtgggtttttttttgggttaaatcaaattttattttaaaaatttagatgtttttatgtatattaatatcatgtttgtatgataatgatatagtattgagataaaagtgaagaattatagggaaaatagtccaaaaaagtcgttttgaatcgaatTTTTGGGTTATATGGGtcaggttcgggttgatcgggttggtcgggttcgggttcgggttgaggtgttttgggttgaactcgggttcgggttgggttcgagttgggttaaaaaaaaaactcaatccgacccaacccgaccgaattgacacccctatgaCATTGTGCCATATCTAACATATTCTAATCAATTGGGCACCTCGTGAGGACATATATATgttgaaattcaattttttttttatttctttagttggTACCAGGTATCTAAATCTTTGGCTCGAATAATGCTGGGGTGATCAATTTGACTCCATAGAAATTTTCATTACCTGattaaattgaaaaaatatatataaaattctatcccGACAACTAATATTTTCAGATCCATTGTTCATTAAAGAGAAAATCTTCTATAATATATTTGTGAAGAGTTTCGAATATCAGATACCCTCTCGAAGGCCTAATCATGAGACGCTGGATGTCAGTCGGAATCCATGCTATGATTAAGCATAGTTTATTAAGTTAAAGATCtagcaatttaattaatttttcatgtAACACGTGTTAATTGGTTCTTGGGAGCTCATTGCAAAGCGGATTCCCGACTCCGTTAACAAGTGTCATAAACAAGATCCGACTTCATTTACAAAACCGATAGCGACGTGCCACCCATATAAGCTACAACGACATAAAGAAAAATTACGTTAACTAAAAGCAAAAGAAACCGTGACGTCATAATTAAACCCCACATTGCACGATTAGTGACCGTGAAAAAAAGCGGCGAACTGAGACCGTCAGATTCAGAACTCCCTTGGATCTACGAAGATGGACGGCGGTCGCGGCGCTTTCGTCCAGTCGCCGAGCGCCCCATCGCCGTACTCTTCGGCGAGCCGCTTCACGCACCATACGTCGGCGAACGATAGCCTGCCCCAGTAAGGGATCCCCCGGCGGAGCGGGTCGCACTCCGCAACCTCCGCCGCAACCACCCGGCAGTCAGCGTCCCGCCTGGCCATGTTGTGCGCGTGCCGGCAAAGCGCCTGTACATGCTCCGCCGCCGCTGGCCCCTCCCCACCGATCCCGTACAATAGGTACATCCCGAACGGCCGGAATAAGTCCGGCACGGACGGTATCCGCAGCCACTGCAGCGCCCAGTCAACCGCCCGGCTCACCCGCGCCAAACCCCGCTGCCAGAGTCCCGCACCCCGCACCTCCATCCGGAACACCTCCTTCGAGTTCCACACGCTCCCCACAGCCCACGACGTAGGCGGGTCCGCCAGGAAAGCTGCCGCCCCAGGCCATCGCACCGCGGCGGTGCAGGCCGAGGGGACAGCGAGGAACGTGCCCAGCGACAGAGGGTTGGCGAGCACGACGTCGATGTCACGGGGGAAGAACTCGGTGGCGCCTAACCAGCGTCGGTAGAGCTCCTCGGCGTCGGCAAGGGAGAGACGAAGCACGGAGACGCGCGACGAGAGTGGGAGCCAGTGCGCGAATACGGGATGCACGAGAATGGAAGGAGTTCGGAACTCGGAGTAGCCGCACCTTCCGGTGAAGAGTCGAAGCGACGCTTCGTTGTCCTTCTGCGTCGCCATGTAAGCGTAATCCGCCCCCTTCTCCTTAAACCACTCCTCCATTCGGAGGACCAGCTTAAGCGCGATACCCCGCCGCCTAAttgaaattaagttaattaagtcgcTTAACGGCGCATAATTTGAGTATTGTGTGAGCGGTGATAGCGGTTACCGGTGGGCAGGGGAGACACGTAGGCCGAGAAGGTAGGCGACCTTGGCGTAGATGGAGGCAGCGCGGTGCTTCGCGCAGGAAGGATGCTTCTTGGCGGCGCCGCAGGCCACGGTTTTGATGCAGCCCCGGACGAGCCCAACGATCTCCCTCTGCGGGCCACGGATCAGCTCCGCTACCTGATTTCCCCAAAATCAAATTTACTAATTGAGATAATCGATAATGtagcaagaaaaaaaaatattgaattacaaaaataaaatgaaGTAAAAAAGGGGAAGACGGCAGGTACGGACGAGCATGAGGAACAGAGGAGAGTGACGGACACGGCAGAGAGGATCGCCGAGGAGATCCGTGAAGAGCGACATGGTGCCGGCTCTGGCCCCAACGTCGCACGACAGCTCCACCGCCTCCGCAGCTTCGCGGTCACGTTCGGTGTCGTACTCCCTGATCACCAGTACTGCCTGAGGTACCTCCTCCGGCGCCGTCGCCACCATCATATCCATATATGATCTGTTCACCTCTCCGATTCACgtaaaggagagagaaagtgggcaGTGGTTGTTCTAATTAGCACATCTTCAACGCAGTTTTTATAGGTGATCAGTCTTAGAAAAGgacaaaactatatatatatatatagagaaagaGGCGGAAAAGTAACGTGCAGGTGGAAAAGTAACGTTGGGGCGGAAGCGTTTGAGCTTGAGAAAGGAAGTGGCGGCTATGGCTGCGCTCGCACCTGGAGAACTCCCTCCCTCTAGCCGTAGCCCCACCCACTCCCATGCTTTCCGGTCCTTTTAATTCAATAACGACGACTTACAATCTCAGATAACAGAAAGAACAAAGACGACAACATGCGAAGAGTGAAGATGCATCCGAAGCGTTGTTACTATGATGACGTGGATGATAATAATGATAGCGGCGGTGGCATAAAGTCATTAAGACGGCGCCACGCGTAGAGGGGCGATGGGATGACGGCCACACGACCGGCGCCACGTCGCCGGCCAAGGGCGGCGGCCAACGGCGCCATCACCAGCATCGCCATCGTCATTATGGAGAAGGGAGGGTGGAGTCTCATCTCACGTAGCACTCGCTGCAGTAAATGGTTAGGCGAGTGGACTCGGGCGGTGACAGCGGTGGCCCGCCCAACGACGGATCCGGAGATGCCATCGAGCTAGAGAGGGAGTGGCCTCAGGGTGGACCCCCTTGGGAGGTGGCTCCCACTTAAATACGCCAATGGAAAGGCGAGGATGGGTGGAGGTTGGCCGGACGAGGGCAGCGGACCGTGTGAAGGCCGAGTGGGACCTTCCGAGTTGCTAAATGTTTGTCCTTTGCAATGTGAGTAGACGTTTCTGTATTACATTGTTTGCCACATAATCGGAGCGAATTAATATATGTAATTTCAACTACAGGAAATATTAACATAGaatttgtgccaattttaaaTAATGATTAAAAAATTATGCATGGAATTTTGCAATACTCCTAATTAATCATGGACGACATGACTGAGCGACTCAATAAGTGCAATAGTACGTGGATAATGACGGCCATTAAAGCCTAATAATTTTCGAAACAATGACATAATAACGATCAACTTTCTACCCGACCATGGTTTTCATGgcgattaagaaaagaaaattcttAAATGGACTAGTGGCTTAATTGGACCTTGACGGGGATGATCACTTTAAGCCTCTACAAATCCTTGGGTTCATTGATTCTCTCCGTCTATTCAAGCTGATTTCTCGGATATATAGATATGCATTAGAAATCACCATTCCCTGCAGGTCACCTTATGACTCGGATCGAGTAACCAAATGATGATTGCAAAGAAAATATGAAATTATTGCAGGACACTTGTGAAGAGAGGAGATGATGCTCTGGCAGTCCTCCCACCATTTGGCGCTTTGTGGTTGGATATCGGTGGTGTGCCTCCATCACATTCCAGAGATCTCCCTAGCTCCTCTGTCAAACCAAACCCACTTCACTATATCACATCCTTTATCcttatcttcttctcttcttaCACCTGCACGCTCAGTTGTTGATGCTTGTCTTCCTCCTCACcatgattgcccaacaaaagggATCAGTCATTCTTGTTTTTGTCACGGCTTATCAGGTTAATTTGTCCACTTGTTCCATAAGACCTACATTCTTTAATACTAATAAACAAAATAAACTAAAGTATAAAAGAGCCTGGGAATCTGTAGGTAGGTTTAATTGGAGACCAGAGGTCAGTAGGGCTAAGCGTAGAGTTGCTGCTGTTTAGGCTGTGCTAAGAGTCAGGCATCCCTCCCTGTTTGTATCAGAGATCAGGGAAGGGCCCTTTCCCAACATATAACATATATCTTTGGCCATAATCGCAATCAGGAAAAAAAAAAGTACAAGGAAAACGAAATAGAAAAAGTAGGAAGAAGCCAACAAGGTCCATTGATTTGAGAAATAAACTCACCACCAATTTGTACTACCAGACAAGGTGCAGCAGGGCATAATTTGGATAAGGGAGAACGATCGAGCATGAAGTGGTGGTGAGGTCATGGCTATCAGGCCAGGCAAATGCAGTAGCCTGCTGTTAATTAATGGCTACTTAACAGTAAAATTagcttttattttctaaaaagatATTTATTTGATTCAACCAGAGCCGGTAaccagtatatatatatatatatatatatatatatatatatatatgtgtttttttttttctaaaatcatctTTTCCTCACCCTTGTGTTTCTCATCGCCGAAGCAGTCTCCGAACTCCAAAGCACTAGCTTTCTCGATTCTCACCCTCGCGGCGATTTTCCTCTACCGCCATCCTCATCAACCTCGACGTTTCCAATGCCTTTAACCTCACCATCGAGAGAACCACCCATATCGCCAGGGCTGCGGCGTTGGCAATCTCAACAACTACTCCTCTGACTACTTATCGCTTTAATCAATTAGGGCAACCACAACCAGATCTTGATTCTTCGCCTAGTTAATTAGGATTTTGTTGTTTATGTGATTAGACAGTCGATTAGGATTTTTACTGATTGCAATTACTTCTTTAATGGTTGAACAAGCATATTCATCTTCATCCCGCACACTTCCTCCTCCTTCAGGTACTTGGATTTTACCAAAATTTCTGCTTTTGCTTTTCAATTCGATTCTTCGAAATTGTTCTCATTATTACGAGTAGAtgatttctacttcttcttctttggtacttatatttttccaaaatttttactTTTTTCAAATCAAATAGAAATTGTTCTTATTATCGCAAGCAGATGActttttcttcttattcttgttattacaaattaaaatattataattggtCAGACTCAGTAGACTCCTGATTAAGAACAAGCAGATAGTAACAATTTGTCAAACGCAAGAAGTTGGAATTCTACCTTAGAACTTAGTCAAGCTCATTGAACTGGAATTATGGTCGAACATGCCTCCCGACTTGATCAAAGTATCTAAAAGCCAAGTCAACAATTTGACATGGTTGACAATATGTGTAATATGTGAAATTTAGGAGACCAATATGGAGAACTTTCTTATTTTGTTCAAGTCAACAGCTTGATCAAAGTAtctattgattttttttccatCTTATGATTTTTTTTGTGAGATATAAGAATTTTCTTATTGGTTTACTCTAAAAAGCCTTGGCTTCCGGTTGTTTATTATGTTCAGATGGATTCTTTAGTAAATGAAATAAATAGATTAACTAAGTTTTCATGTCATTTAGCTAGTTAGATTAATGTACTTGTGTCTTTAATTGCACGAATAAGGTCTCAACTCCTAAACAATTGaattgttgtattttttttattaacttgtAGAATATTCATATGAGGTCTTATATAAGTGGATTTCGAATCGAAGAAAAATTCTCCATATCAAGTTTTATTGTTCTTTGTTTATTATTTATTGTTCATAATTATCTATCATCATGAAACAACTCTTTGGAtataaaaaaagattaaaaaaaagaaaaaaataagaggaGATAGCTCAAAACTTAAGAGGTTCATTGAATAAATATTTTAGTAAAGAATCACATAATACAATGAAAAACTTAGTTCAGATTTTAAGTAATGAATCAAATGCAAATGAAGATTTTGTTGAAAATAATAATGatgaaaatgaagaatttatgagaAGCGAAAGTGATGAGAAtgagaaatttatagaaaatgaGAATGAAGAGAATATAGATCTTAATGATTTGGATGAAATTGAAATTGACAAAACTAAAGATATTGAAAATTGTTCTGATGATGAGCATATAAATGAATATTAATGTTCGACAACTAGATATGATATGAACATATTTTATCCAATAGTTTGGgataatcttgatacaaaatgagAGATTTTCTCGTGAAAAGAGGTCCTAAAAGAGAAGATATTCTCAAGTTTCTTTTAGATAAAGAATCTTGACACTTTTCTCATACTTACTATGTTCAAATGTTACCAAATGGTGAGACTTGTGATCGAAAATGGTTAGTGTACTTGAAGGAGTTGGAAAAAGTATTTTGTCTTTGTTGTAAGTTATTTAAAGTAATACACACCAAAAGTAATTTAGCAAGAGTAAGAGTTAATAACTGGAAACATTTATGTGACAAACTTAAATAACATGAAAA includes these proteins:
- the LOC122034308 gene encoding probable N-acetyltransferase HLS1 yields the protein MDMMVATAPEEVPQAVLVIREYDTERDREAAEAVELSCDVGARAGTMSLFTDLLGDPLCRVRHSPLFLMLVAELIRGPQREIVGLVRGCIKTVACGAAKKHPSCAKHRAASIYAKVAYLLGLRVSPAHRRRGIALKLVLRMEEWFKEKGADYAYMATQKDNEASLRLFTGRCGYSEFRTPSILVHPVFAHWLPLSSRVSVLRLSLADAEELYRRWLGATEFFPRDIDVVLANPLSLGTFLAVPSACTAAVRWPGAAAFLADPPTSWAVGSVWNSKEVFRMEVRGAGLWQRGLARVSRAVDWALQWLRIPSVPDLFRPFGMYLLYGIGGEGPAAAEHVQALCRHAHNMARRDADCRVVAAEVAECDPLRRGIPYWGRLSFADVWCVKRLAEEYGDGALGDWTKAPRPPSIFVDPREF